CAGAGGAGCAACAGTTCCACTTCAAATAAATCAAATGCGTTCTACTGCAAAACTCAGTGTAATCTTCTAGCCTCATTGTGTTAGGCATTTGACATATTTAAGTAATTCAGGTATTCCATCCAGGTCTAATAGCCAATAGAAAGATAATTATAATTCttgttatgaattttttggcttCAAAATCGATTAGTGACTACTTGTATTGGAGTACCCTTGCCAATGAAGCCATTATTCCTACCATTTTAGATTAGCagctttttttgttgttttactAGACCACATGATGCTTCAATTTACTTGATGTCAGAAGATGCAGTACAAGGATCATGTGCCTCTCCATAATTGTTTTTGCCATCTCATGTCATGGTGCATCATACTTAACTTACTGTTGGACGATTCTTGCAACCTAAAGATGTTGCATTGTAAGACCTAAAGATATTGAAATATGACTTCAATGTGGAATAGTTGAATTAACATTGTGCGAATTTCATCAAATCAActtttatgtaattttaatGTGGAAAACGTGAACCGTACAATCTCTATGCGATGCAATTGGATATTAACATACAGAAAGAGTGGAACATGAAGGTTTAAGCCTTCAAACTTATAACAATTAGGGCAGGACTCTACTTGGACTGAATCATGACATGCAAAGTTagtagaaaatttcatatttagcTCTTCTTTAATTTTCCTATGTTCAACATGTCAAACTTTCTAGTCGATGATATAATTTCCAGTCTAGTATATAAGGGGCATGATTGCTTGCTTCTGAAAGTGATAAAAAAGGAGGATCTTCTCTTTGCTGAACCAAGCACAAGGAATTCTGGCTTTTAAGAAGTCATGGGAAgcctaaaaaaatttccaatagcAGGTTGATTGTTGCGCCATTCCTTGACTGGCTTAAGAATGTGATAACCACcttgaataaataaaagaagaaagagaagagaagtagAAAAACGGATAGGACTGATTTTAGAGGTTCTTACTACCATTACTTCATCCACTCCTGTCAATTTCTTCTAGTGTTCAAGGGATAATCGTTATCTGCTTCTCTATGAGCATTTGAGTTGGATAGTTTGGTAGGTCTGTACTTCTGTTTCTAGATGTTCTCAACTTACATTTGGCTTTAGCATCTTGAGCTTCTCGATGGCCCATCTATTTGTATGAATGATGGGTAATCAGTGTTATGCAGTTAATGAGACCGCACGTGGAAGAGTTGAATCGAACAGTGAGAGAGACGGTAAGTTGTTGTCTATATTGGAGTTTATTATACTATTTTGGTAGAAATTGGGGCATCAGAAGCTATCCTGGTAAATGATTGTGAATTCGTGCTTGATGCTTATCGGGAAATGGTCTGCTATGCTGTTGACTGCTAGTCACTGAGATGCTCCAACAATAGCAATTGCTTGATTGTGCTTGATTATATTCGCTGGCACAAAGACAATCTCTTCAAGTAAAAATGCCTTTCTAATCTATAATTTCTAATCCACCATTTTGAGTAGCAGAACTCTCTCATTGAGCACATCTTCCAATGTCTGGTTGTCTTAATAATTAACTTTGAAGACTCATTACTTTTTGGTGCgtgataatatttaatattctaTGAGTGAATGACCTTGGTCACCTTACGCCTGTATTTTGGCTCAGGCAAATGCTCCTGATGCTGCGTCCAAGTACCTGCAAAGATTCACGTCATTATTCAAAGAGTAAGTGTTTCCTATTTCTGTTGAGACAATATGTAAGTCAATTTATCTTCCTCTAGTAAATTTTGGGTTTTGATGATAAAAGGTGTGGAATTCATTTGGGTGTCATATAAGTAATACATACATTAGTTAAAACGGTAGTTGAACAGAGTAGACAAGCACAAGCTTTTGATTCTCATTGTCATCACTTGCAAAAGCGAAGTTGAGCGATCGAACTTTGTTATGGCTTTAATTTGAGGCATTATGAAGCTGATTGCTATGGGCACGAGAAAGAGATGAGGACACAAGCAGTGAAAAATAACTAAGTCAATTAGCCCCAGGAAAGAGCATGAGCTCAGTCTTTTATGTACTAAATAAGCTGAGGGACAAAGAGGTggaacttagagagagagagagagtgtgtggtGCTGATGAATTTATCTATAACTTCTGGTTCTAAGGGTATTTGCTGGTATGTCCTCACAAAAGGCTTTTTTCTGTCATGAATTTGCATTAGAATTTTTGGATTGTGACCTTGGTCTCTGCAGATATGGAGTCAGTCCATTCACTCCTCTGAAAGGAATCCTGATTCGAGGTCCCATCTTCATTAGTTTTTTGTTTGCTGTAAGATTCAAGCCTCAGTCCATGCCGTATGTGCAAGATATTAGATTTGCAATTGACATTTACAAGGCTCCTGCACTGACTTGATCTATGTAGATAAGAAACATGGCGGAAAAAATTCCGTCTTTTCAAACTGGTGGAAATCTCTGGTTTGTCAATCTGGCCACTCCAGATAGCCTTTACATCCTACCAATCCTGACAGCTCTGACCTTCTGGATTGCTGTGGAGGTTAGCATTTCAATGTTGTTTAATTAAGTTCTGTAAAGCTAAGGATCTTGGATCATATTATGACGAGGTAGTATAAAGTCTTTAGCATTATGGCTATTCACTTAGCTTGTAGGTTTATCCAATGTGCGTTGACTCCACGTCTCAGCTAGCACCTGGAATTTCACTTGACGATTATTCTTTCATTCGTTCTTTTGCTTGCATGCATAGATGTCCGTCTGATAGACTGACTGAACtgagattttcttttatcaGTTCCATTTGGAAGAAGGACTCGAGGGAACTGCTGTGGCTGGTAACCTCAAAAATTTCTTTAGGATCCTCACTGTTCTCTCAGTTCCAGTTATGATGTGTTTCCCAAAGGTATTATTCCTAAGACTGAGTTTTCATGGTTCTTCCCATATATCACTAGTCTTTTGTTCATCTGAATGCAAATCTGAGACAGATCAAGCATATAGCAGCTGAGTTGGTGGTaaccgtttatttttttatttttttttatttttttttttattttttttttttttttttttttgggggggggggggtgggtggtGGGGTTTAATCAAGTAAGGGGTTCACGATGCAAGGGAAGACTTCATGTTTAGCTTCAATACTAGGGATACGATGACCTATATGGCTTGAATAATGAATACCTACTTGCCATGGAGTGTCGAATTATGGTCTGCATCTATCACATGAATCATGATTCTCTTTCTGATAGTTCTGACTGGTAGCTTGTATTTCGAGCTGCTCGTTCTTACTGATCAATATATTGatagtcaattttcctttcttctggTCACAGATTTTGACTTTATTGATAAATTCTCCTTTTCCTAACTCAATTGCAGGCGATGTTTGGCTATTGGCTTACCTCCAATCTTTTCTCCCTCGCATTTGGGTTAGGTCAGTCTTTCTGACTGTAGCATACACTTTTATACCCTCACCCTAAAAAAGAAGAGACATGAGAATGCAAGAGGTCCAACGGTACTTCACTTTCAGAATTGCCTTTAGAGAATAAGTTGCAAACTTGGTGAAAATATTCATATGTAGGTGCTGCTTTCCAAAGCCTCTGGGAATACAGTTGATATGTTTCTTTCATGTTCCCTAAAAAAGAAGAGACATGAGAATGCAAGAGGTCCAACGGTACTTCACTTTCAGAATTGCCTTTAGAGAATAAGTTGCAAACTTGGTGAAAATATTCATATGTAGGTGCTGCTTTCCAAAGCCTCTGGGAATACAGTTGATATGTTTCTTTCATGTTCCCTATCCTTGTGAAATTAGTCACCAGTTATTCTTGAAATGCTGCGATCAGAACGTTATGTTGGATGCAAGGTAGGGAGCCTTTAGGACAAGTAAATGTGATGGGATTGTCTTCTGGCTTCGCATATGGATTACTGTTCCTGTTCCACTATTGTGCTAAGCTTCTACACGGTGAAGGGCTCGAATCATGTTTGGCGAGTGTTGACCTTCTGATTGCAGTAAATTGGCATTGATCATGCCATAaccacaaaagtgatggtggatATTCATCTAAACATTATTGAATATGCTGACTGAAAAGATATAACACGTTAGACAAGATTGGTCACCTTGCAGCGCTTTAGTACGCACTTCGGTCTTGAGGACAGGAGTTGTCCAATTATGGGATCTCATTCTTTGTTGCAATGACATTGTGTCTATCTCCACCAATTGCAGTGGTAAAACAGCCAGGAGTCAAGAAATTCCTGAAAGTTCCTGAGGCACCGGTTTCACCTGTGTCTGCATCGCAGCAATTCTCTCAAGCCCCTAGCTCAAGAGAAAAAGATGATGGCAATGAAACAAAACTAAGATAGATGAGAGTGAAAGCATTTATTTGCTATGGTGTAACTTTGTCCTTTAGCCCTTTACTGAACGACAGGAGCTCTAATTTTGTTGTAGTCCCCACCCCAAGCCAATTTGTTTTCTGACAAATTTTtagtgaggaaaaaggaaattgttAAATAATTTGAGTTTGCTTTGTAGTGTGTACCGTCAACTGAGTCAAGTAAAGTTGTTGCGACTCTTATCTGGAACAATGATGAGCCATTTTGACCCGAGTATTATTGGAAAAAAGATTTTGGAAGGAGAACTTGATAAGAAATACCCTTGGTCATTTATGTGATTTGGTTCGAGCTGTTCTTCTATGTCAATGTGGATTACCTTCAAATAGTCTAAAGT
This sequence is a window from Rhodamnia argentea isolate NSW1041297 chromosome 3, ASM2092103v1, whole genome shotgun sequence. Protein-coding genes within it:
- the LOC115753566 gene encoding mitochondrial inner membrane protein OXA1-like isoform X2, with product MACRRSLSTTGTLIARRLRLSFFHIHRDNRDEAICCSPERVCSSQSTLINSLPRASSGSRNLLGPQSKARRGLLFMLPPGISSSLCRFMSNASGDEGSFKIDDFVREVTTEKVMDVVTPQSSVMSEVALAAADSSYPVAAIEYLIGAAHSFTGLNWWASIALTTVLIRGATVPLQINQMRSTAKLSLMRPHVEELNRTVRETANAPDAASKYLQRFTSLFKEYGVSPFTPLKGILIRGPIFISFLFAIRNMAEKIPSFQTGGNLWFVNLATPDSLYILPILTALTFWIAVEFHLEEGLEGTAVAGDVWLLAYLQSFLPRIWVSGKTARSQEIPESS
- the LOC115753566 gene encoding mitochondrial inner membrane protein OXA1-like isoform X1 encodes the protein MACRRSLSTTGTLIARRLRLSFFHIHRDNRDEAICCSPERVCSSQSTLINSLPRASSGSRNLLGPQSKARRGLLFMLPPGISSSLCRFMSNASGDEGSFKIDDFVREVTTEKVMDVVTPQSSVMSEVALAAADSSYPVAAIEYLIGAAHSFTGLNWWASIALTTVLIRGATVPLQINQMRSTAKLSLMRPHVEELNRTVRETANAPDAASKYLQRFTSLFKEYGVSPFTPLKGILIRGPIFISFLFAIRNMAEKIPSFQTGGNLWFVNLATPDSLYILPILTALTFWIAVEFHLEEGLEGTAVAGNLKNFFRILTVLSVPVMMCFPKAMFGYWLTSNLFSLAFGLVVKQPGVKKFLKVPEAPVSPVSASQQFSQAPSSREKDDGNETKLR